The sequence below is a genomic window from Shinella sp. PSBB067.
GCGGTCGGCGACAAGATGGAGGTCCATCTCGACGGCGGCATCCGCTCGGGCCAGGATGTGCTGAAGGCGCTTTGCTACGGCGCCAGGGGCACCTATATCGGCCGCCCCTTCCTCTACGGCCTCGGCGCCGGCGGCAAGGCGGGCGTGCGCCGGGCGTTGGAGATCATCCGCAGGGAACTCGACATCACGATGGCCCTGTGCGGCGAACGCGACGTGAAGAACCTCTCGCGTAACAACCTGCACAGGGACGTATAGGCGTACAGGGCCGGCGAGACGCGCCGCCGTTCGTGCGAGAACGCCGCATGGACCAGCGAACGACCTCTCGAAGGATCTCGACCGTCGCATCGATGCGCTCGCGGAGCGATCGATGCAGACCCGCAGCCAGATCATCGAGGACGCGCCGGCGCATGGCCGCTCGCTGGCTTGGCAGCAGAGGTGGGCCGCAGGCATCGAAGCGGGGCTTGCGGAAGCCGCTCGGGGCGACTTCGCCACCGAGGAGGAGATCGCTCTCGTCCTCGACAGGTACGCGGAGCGCTGATCGCGCTTGCCGGAGGTCGTCTGGACCCGCCGTTATCTCCGCGAGTTGGACACCATCCACGGCCGGACGAGGCGCCTGCTTTCCGAAAACCCGTTCACGGTCGTGTTGGTGAGATCGAGGGGACGCGGGAATTCGTCGTTCCCGGAACGCCTTACATCGTCGCCTATCGCGGGCTGGAGACGCGGGTCGAAGTCCTTTTCGTGCAGCGCACCGCCCGGGAGCGGCCGGACGCTCTCTGAGACTCAGCCTCTTTCGAAGCCCTGCAGCACGTTCACCGCGTTCACACCCAGCGCCTCCACCGCATAGCCGCCTTCCATCACGAAAAGCGTCGGCAGGCCGAAATCGGCGATGCGGCGGCCGATGGTGGAGAAGTGTTCGCTCTCCAGCCTGAACTGCGAGATCGGGTCTTCCTTGAACGTGTCGACACCGAGGGAGACGACGAGGGCGGTCGGCGCGTAGGCGCGGATCTTCGCGTGGGCGTCCTCGAAGGCTGCCAGCCATTCCGGCCATGCGGTGCCGGCAGGCAGCGGGTAGTTGAGGTTGTAGCCTTCGCCCTTGCCGGTGCCGCGCTCGCGGGCATAGCCGAGGTGGAAGGGGAACTCGAAGTCCGGGTCGCCGTGCAGGCTGGCGAGCAGCACGTCGTCCCGCTCGTAGAAGATTTCCTGCGTGCCGTTGCCGTGGTGGTAGTCGATGTCGAAGATCGCGACGCGGGCATGGCCGTTGTCGAGGAAGCGCTGCGCGGCGACGGCCGCGTTATTCAGGTAGCAATAGCCGCCGAAGAAGTCGCGGCCGGCATGGTGGCCGGGCGGACGGCAGAGCGAGAAGGCGGCACGCTCGCCGGCGAGCACGGCGTCGGCCCCGGCAAGAGCGGTATCGGCCGCACGCTTGGCCGCCTGCCACGTCGTTTCGGTGATCGAGCCGGCCATGTCGAAGGAATAATAGGAAAGCCGGGCGTCGAGGCCCGAGGGCGGGGCGTCGATCATCGGCATGGAGCGATGGCGCCAGCTATAGGGCCAGACCTCGCCGTCGCGCCCGGCGGCCTGCCATTCGGAAAAGACGGTCTCCAGGAAATCGAGATAATCGGGCGTATGGATGCGCTCGATGGCGGCGCGCTCATAGGCCGGCGGCTCGACGACCGGGCCGAGCCCGACCTCGTTCACGCGCC
It includes:
- a CDS encoding histone deacetylase family protein, with translation MKTFYTADHHLHHSGMELSFGRIVETFEKPERAEIVLRRVNEVGLGPVVEPPAYERAAIERIHTPDYLDFLETVFSEWQAAGRDGEVWPYSWRHRSMPMIDAPPSGLDARLSYYSFDMAGSITETTWQAAKRAADTALAGADAVLAGERAAFSLCRPPGHHAGRDFFGGYCYLNNAAVAAQRFLDNGHARVAIFDIDYHHGNGTQEIFYERDDVLLASLHGDPDFEFPFHLGYARERGTGKGEGYNLNYPLPAGTAWPEWLAAFEDAHAKIRAYAPTALVVSLGVDTFKEDPISQFRLESEHFSTIGRRIADFGLPTLFVMEGGYAVEALGVNAVNVLQGFERG
- a CDS encoding transcriptional regulator codes for the protein MDALAERSMQTRSQIIEDAPAHGRSLAWQQRWAAGIEAGLAEAARGDFATEEEIALVLDRYAER